The Stappia sp. genome window below encodes:
- a CDS encoding NADP-dependent malic enzyme codes for MTDKPTATPPESDLDEAALFFHRYPRPGKLEILATKPLGNQRDLALAYSPGVAAPCMEIARDPALAADYTARGNLVAVISNGTAVLGLGAIGPLASKPVMEGKAVLFKKFAGIDVFDIEVDELDVDRFVDAVAVLEPTFGGINLEDIKAPECFMIERALRERMNIPVFHDDQHGTAIIVAAAVTNALELAGKDIAEAKIVASGAGAAALACLNLLVSLGARRENIIVTDIEGVVYEGREALMDEWKAAFAQKTEARTLAEVIPGADVFLGLSAAGVLKPEMVAAMAPNPLILALANPRPEIMPEVALAVRDDVMMCTGRSDFPNQVNNVLCFPYIFRGALDVGATTINEEMKLAAVKAIAALAREEPSEVAARAYGGVSETFGAKYLIPSPFDQRLILRIAPAVARAAMETGVAARPIEDFDAYADRLNRFVFRSGLIMKPVIQAARDSDTRIIYSDGEDERVLRAAQVLIEDALARPILIGRPSVIEARCARFGLKIRPGVDFECTNPEDDPRYRDYVDTLFSLVGRRGVTPEAARTMVRSSTTVIGALALHRGEADALICGLEGRYSRHLADVRNIIGTAPNVEDFSALSLLINSGGATFFTDTYVTIDPSAEEIAGTTMLAAEEIRRFGITPRAALLSASNFGSRDMASAAKMRAALEILRERAPDLEVDGEMHGDSALSVAMRNRVMPASRLEGEANLLVFPNLDAANIALNLVKVMTDSLHVGPILLGTAKPVHILTPSVTSRGVVNMSAFAAVEARTRSGTAIAG; via the coding sequence ATGACCGACAAGCCGACCGCCACCCCGCCCGAAAGCGATCTGGACGAGGCCGCGCTGTTCTTCCATCGCTATCCGCGCCCCGGCAAGCTCGAGATCCTGGCGACCAAGCCGCTCGGCAACCAGCGCGATCTGGCGCTGGCCTATTCGCCTGGCGTCGCCGCGCCCTGCATGGAGATCGCCCGCGATCCGGCGCTCGCCGCCGATTACACCGCGCGCGGCAATCTGGTCGCGGTGATCTCCAACGGCACGGCGGTGCTGGGGCTGGGCGCCATCGGGCCGCTCGCCTCCAAGCCGGTGATGGAGGGCAAGGCGGTCCTTTTCAAGAAATTCGCAGGGATCGACGTCTTCGACATCGAGGTCGACGAGCTCGACGTCGACCGCTTCGTCGATGCGGTCGCGGTGCTGGAACCCACCTTCGGCGGCATCAATCTGGAGGACATCAAGGCGCCGGAATGCTTCATGATCGAGCGCGCTCTGCGCGAGCGGATGAACATCCCCGTCTTCCACGACGACCAGCACGGCACGGCGATCATCGTGGCGGCCGCCGTGACCAACGCGCTGGAACTGGCCGGCAAGGACATCGCCGAGGCGAAGATCGTTGCCTCGGGTGCCGGCGCGGCAGCCCTTGCCTGTCTCAACCTGCTGGTCTCGCTCGGCGCGCGCCGCGAGAACATCATCGTCACCGACATCGAGGGCGTCGTCTACGAGGGCCGCGAGGCGCTCATGGACGAGTGGAAGGCGGCCTTCGCGCAAAAGACCGAGGCGCGCACGCTCGCCGAGGTGATCCCCGGCGCGGATGTCTTTCTCGGCCTGTCGGCGGCCGGCGTGCTGAAGCCGGAGATGGTCGCCGCCATGGCGCCGAACCCGTTGATCCTGGCGCTCGCCAACCCCAGGCCGGAGATCATGCCGGAGGTGGCGCTGGCCGTGCGCGACGACGTGATGATGTGCACCGGGCGCTCGGACTTTCCCAACCAGGTGAACAACGTCCTGTGCTTTCCCTACATCTTCCGCGGCGCGCTCGACGTCGGCGCGACGACGATCAACGAGGAGATGAAGCTCGCCGCCGTCAAGGCGATCGCGGCGCTTGCGCGCGAGGAGCCGTCGGAGGTCGCCGCACGCGCCTACGGCGGGGTCAGCGAGACCTTCGGCGCCAAGTATCTCATTCCCTCGCCCTTCGACCAGCGGCTGATCCTGCGCATCGCGCCGGCGGTGGCGCGCGCGGCGATGGAGACCGGCGTCGCGGCCCGGCCGATCGAGGATTTCGACGCCTATGCCGACCGGCTCAACCGCTTCGTCTTCCGCTCGGGCCTGATCATGAAGCCGGTGATCCAGGCGGCGCGCGACAGCGACACGCGCATCATCTATTCCGACGGCGAGGACGAGCGCGTGCTGCGCGCCGCGCAGGTGCTGATCGAGGATGCGCTGGCGCGCCCGATCCTGATCGGCCGTCCCTCCGTCATCGAGGCGCGCTGCGCCCGTTTCGGCCTCAAGATCCGCCCCGGCGTCGATTTCGAATGCACCAATCCGGAGGACGATCCGCGCTACCGCGACTATGTCGACACGCTGTTCTCGCTGGTCGGCCGGCGCGGCGTGACGCCGGAGGCCGCGCGCACCATGGTGCGCTCCAGCACCACGGTGATCGGGGCGCTGGCGCTGCATCGCGGCGAGGCGGACGCGCTGATCTGCGGGCTCGAGGGGCGCTACTCCCGTCACCTCGCGGACGTGCGCAACATCATCGGCACCGCGCCGAACGTGGAGGATTTCTCCGCGCTGTCGCTGCTGATCAACTCCGGCGGCGCGACCTTCTTCACCGACACCTATGTCACCATCGATCCGAGCGCGGAGGAAATCGCCGGCACGACGATGCTCGCGGCGGAGGAAATCCGCCGCTTCGGCATCACGCCGCGCGCGGCGCTGCTCTCCGCCTCGAACTTCGGCTCCCGCGACATGGCCTCGGCCGCCAAGATGCGCGCCGCGCTGGAGATCCTGCGCGAGCGCGCGCCGGATCTCGAGGTCGATGGCGAGATGCACGGCGACAGCGCCCTGTCGGTGGCCATGCGCAACCGCGTGATGCCCGCCTCGCGGCTGGAGGGCGAGGCCAATCTGCTGGTCTTCCCCAACCTCGATGCGGCGAACATCGCGCTCAACCTGGTGAAGGTGATGACCGACAGCCTGCATGTCGGCCCGATCCTGCTCGGGACGGCAAAGCCGGTGCACATTCTCACGCCCTCGGTGACCTCGCGCGGCGTGGTGAACATGTCGGCCTTCGCCGCCGTGGAGGCGCGCACCAGGAGTGGAACCGCGATCGCCGGCTGA
- a CDS encoding ceramidase domain-containing protein has product MAMDWTAAVDAYCERVGPHFWAEPVNAITNAAFLIAALAAARDWRARGTGGLAVPVLIALVALVGIGSFLFHTFATRWAGLADVLPIVAFIYLYFFFAMRTILRLGIWASLGVTAGFFGASALIAPLASDLIGSSGGYAPAALAIFAVAVAARWRAPALAAPLAVVGAVFLVSLAFRTGDILLCPTFPLGTHFVWHCLNALVLYLLIRALLRAAPAATGA; this is encoded by the coding sequence ATGGCGATGGACTGGACAGCGGCGGTCGACGCCTATTGCGAGCGGGTGGGGCCGCATTTCTGGGCCGAGCCGGTGAATGCCATCACCAATGCCGCGTTCCTGATCGCGGCGCTCGCGGCGGCCAGGGACTGGCGCGCGCGAGGCACGGGCGGTCTTGCCGTGCCGGTGCTGATCGCGCTGGTCGCGCTGGTCGGCATCGGATCCTTCCTGTTCCACACCTTCGCGACCCGCTGGGCGGGCCTGGCCGACGTGCTGCCGATCGTCGCCTTCATTTATCTCTATTTCTTCTTCGCCATGCGGACCATCCTGCGGCTCGGCATCTGGGCGTCGCTCGGCGTCACGGCGGGTTTCTTCGGCGCAAGCGCTCTGATTGCCCCGCTGGCGTCCGATCTGATCGGCTCTTCCGGCGGTTATGCGCCGGCGGCGCTCGCGATCTTCGCGGTGGCCGTGGCGGCGCGCTGGCGCGCCCCCGCCCTTGCCGCGCCGCTTGCCGTGGTGGGCGCGGTCTTCCTGGTTTCCCTCGCGTTCAGGACGGGTGATATCCTCCTGTGCCCGACTTTCCCTTTGGGCACGCATTTCGTATGGCATTGCCTGAACGCGCTGGTCCTGTACCTGCTGATTCGCGCCCTGCTGCGCGCCGCGCCGGCAGCGACGGGCGCCTGA
- the moaB gene encoding molybdenum cofactor biosynthesis protein B, protein MHRIDDSRPFIPLRIAVLTVSDTRTPEDDKSGNTLVARLTEAGHRLADRTIATDDVDAIRAVVKRWIDSPDVDVVISTGGTGFTGRDVTPEAIEPLFEKRMDGFSEVFHRISYDKIGTSTIQSRATGGVANATYLFVLPGSPGACKDAWDGILKWQLDYRHMPCNFVEILPRLDEHLKRGKLQGA, encoded by the coding sequence ATGCATCGGATCGATGACAGTCGCCCCTTCATTCCGCTCCGCATCGCGGTTCTCACCGTCTCCGACACGCGCACGCCGGAGGACGACAAGTCCGGAAACACGCTGGTCGCCCGCCTGACGGAAGCCGGGCATCGCCTCGCCGACCGGACCATCGCCACCGACGACGTGGACGCGATCCGCGCCGTGGTCAAGCGCTGGATCGACAGCCCCGACGTCGACGTGGTGATCTCCACCGGCGGCACCGGCTTCACCGGCCGCGACGTCACGCCGGAAGCCATCGAGCCGCTGTTCGAAAAGCGCATGGACGGCTTCTCGGAGGTCTTCCACCGGATTTCCTACGACAAGATCGGAACCTCGACGATCCAGTCGCGGGCCACCGGCGGGGTTGCGAACGCCACCTATCTCTTCGTGCTGCCCGGCTCGCCGGGCGCCTGCAAGGACGCCTGGGACGGTATCCTCAAGTGGCAGCTCGATTACCGCCACATGCCGTGCAACTTCGTGGAGATCCTGCCGCGCCTCGACGAACACCTGAAGCGCGGCAAACTGCAGGGCGCGTGA
- a CDS encoding MBL fold metallo-hydrolase codes for MTHVSFSRRGLLAGAAGATLAAPALLSQTLTASAAAPMMGASAARHRRIMLGSFEVTTVLDGQRASDGPHPIFGENQEAEAVAALMEENFLPPARTEFVFTPVVVNTGSELVLFDAGLGGDAGTLTTQLQAAGYTPDQIDVVVITHMHPDHIGGLMTDGAPTFPNARYVTGQAEYDFWSGEDKLSGPTERVARLVQSNVTPLAEKMTFIGDGADVVSGITGMDTSGHTPGHMSYLIESDGAQLLVWGDVANHFVASIQRPDWHVRFDMDKEKAAATRKRVFDMVSADKIAVTGYHMPFPAIGYIDTRGGGYRWLPASYQFSV; via the coding sequence ATGACGCATGTTTCCTTCAGCCGTCGCGGCCTGCTGGCCGGCGCCGCCGGCGCCACTCTGGCCGCGCCCGCGCTTCTGTCGCAGACGCTCACCGCCTCCGCCGCCGCGCCGATGATGGGCGCGAGCGCCGCCCGCCACCGGCGCATCATGCTCGGCAGCTTCGAGGTTACGACCGTGCTCGACGGCCAGCGCGCCTCCGACGGCCCGCATCCGATCTTCGGCGAGAACCAGGAGGCGGAGGCCGTCGCCGCGCTGATGGAGGAAAACTTCCTGCCGCCGGCGCGCACCGAGTTCGTGTTCACGCCGGTCGTGGTCAACACCGGTTCGGAGCTGGTGCTGTTCGACGCCGGTCTCGGCGGCGACGCGGGCACGCTCACCACGCAGCTTCAGGCCGCCGGCTACACGCCCGACCAGATCGACGTCGTGGTCATCACGCATATGCACCCGGACCACATCGGCGGGCTGATGACGGATGGCGCGCCGACCTTCCCCAATGCCCGCTACGTGACCGGCCAGGCGGAATACGACTTCTGGTCGGGCGAGGACAAGCTCTCCGGGCCGACCGAGCGGGTCGCGCGGCTGGTGCAGTCGAACGTCACGCCGCTTGCGGAGAAAATGACCTTCATCGGCGACGGCGCCGATGTGGTCTCCGGCATCACCGGCATGGACACCTCCGGCCATACGCCGGGCCATATGTCCTATCTGATCGAGAGCGACGGCGCGCAGCTCCTTGTGTGGGGCGACGTCGCAAACCATTTCGTCGCCTCGATCCAGCGTCCCGACTGGCACGTGCGCTTCGACATGGACAAGGAGAAGGCGGCGGCGACCCGCAAGCGCGTGTTCGACATGGTGTCGGCGGACAAGATCGCGGTGACGGGCTATCACATGCCCTTCCCCGCCATCGGCTACATCGACACGCGCGGCGGCGGCTACCGCTGGCTGCCGGCGTCCTACCAGTTCTCGGTCTGA